GCTTCGGATTCTTCTTGTGATAGTCCTGGTGATAGTCTTCTGCCGGATAGAACACCGGCGCAGGCAGAATCTCCGTCACTACCGGCTGCTCGAACCGGCCGCTAACCGCCACCTGCTCACGGGAAGCCAGTGCAGTCCGGCGCTGCTCTTCCGTATAATAGAATACCGCCGTGCGGTACTGTGTTCCCCGGTCCTGAAACTGTCCGCCGTCATCCGTCGGGTCTATCTGCGGCCAGAACAACTCCAGCAGGCGCTCATAAGGGAATAATTTAGGGT
The sequence above is a segment of the Paenibacillus sp. FSL R7-0204 genome. Coding sequences within it:
- the msrA gene encoding peptide-methionine (S)-S-oxide reductase MsrA codes for the protein MEQAMFAGGCFWCMVTPFEELPGIEGIVSGYAGGTVDNPTYEQVKTGTTGHYEVVQITYDPKLFPYERLLELFWPQIDPTDDGGQFQDRGTQYRTAVFYYTEEQRRTALASREQVAVSGRFEQPVVTEILPAPVFYPAEDYHQDYHKKNPKHYKEDREQSGRDTFISQHWE